In Hyphomicrobiales bacterium, the genomic stretch TTTGCCGGCGGAGGCGGCTTCTCGTATTTCTGGATCGCCGCGTCGACGCGCTTGCCCTGGCCGGGTATGTCGGTGTCGGCCACATCGCGGGGCCAGGGGTCGATGGTATGCACCGCCTGGTTCCAATAAACCGCGTCGCCCGCCGCCAGCGTCACCCGATCGCGATGATTGAGATAGTCGGCACAGCCTCCAAGAACGAGCGCGACAAAGGCAACCGCCGCAAGCGAAGCCCAACGCGGCTTATTGTTTGGTATGGACATCGTTGGCTCCCGGCTGCAGCTCGATGATGTGACCGTATGGCCCGTAAATTCCCTGTCCCTTCTCGAACCTGCGCAACATGTCATCGCTCACTTCCTGCATGCCGAGAAGAAAGAACTCCACATCGTTGGCGGGCCGCGTCTTGTCCAAAGGCGTGCGTAGCGGCTCCCCCGGCTTGGACGGCTTGACGATGTGCGGGGTGACGATGATGACAAGGTCGGTCTCCTGCTTCTGAAAGTCGGACGAGCGGAACAGGGCGCCGAGCACCGGAACCTGGCCGAGCCAGGGAAGCTGCGACTGGTTCTTGGTGTGGGTCGTCTGCAACAGCCCTGCCATGGCAAAGCTCTGACCGTCGCGCAGCTCGATCGTCGTCGACGCCCGACGGGTGACGAAGCCGGGCACCTCGATGTCGTTGGTGCGGATGGTGACGGATGGATCGGGCTCGCTGACCTCGGGCTCGAGCTTCAGATTGATGAGTCCGTCGTCGAGCACCACGGGCGTAAAATTGAGGCGAACTCCGTATTCCTTGAATATGATGGTGATGTCGCCGTCTCCGCTGGGAACGGGGATCGGCACTTCGCCGCC encodes the following:
- a CDS encoding type II and III secretion system protein family protein; the encoded protein is MPIDTNAQQVLLEVRLLEASRSAGRELGVSWWVRDPGSTRGLATGAVDRPTVGPPPPTNTLLSPPTALFTLSPALASGAVPFGTLVAQVLDAGIDADIVVQALEQKGLARRLAEPNLVALSGEKASFHAGGEVPIPVPSGDGDITIIFKEYGVRLNFTPVVLDDGLINLKLEPEVSEPDPSVTIRTNDIEVPGFVTRRASTTIELRDGQSFAMAGLLQTTHTKNQSQLPWLGQVPVLGALFRSSDFQKQETDLVIIVTPHIVKPSKPGEPLRTPLDKTRPANDVEFFLLGMQEVSDDMLRRFEKGQGIYGPYGHIIELQPGANDVHTKQ